The following are encoded in a window of Halorubrum sp. PV6 genomic DNA:
- a CDS encoding aldehyde dehydrogenase, which produces MSMTSDNSEETANAIKQRHRDAAADAVPDSLRHYIDGEFVDGDGHEVIETRDPTTGEVLGEVPAGNAADIDAAVDAAQRAFEGGWNDASPGEHQRVLSEMATAVEENQETLATLEVLDTGKTITEAMGDMRLIVDHLTYYAAAARNVNGETRQTNDLFDREKQVFTVKEPYGVVGAIVPWNFPLMIAIWKIGPAIAAGNTVVLKPSEETPLSILKLMGLVDDVVPDGVVNVVTGYGEDAGEPLSTHEDVPKISFTGSTEVGKEIIRNSAEDIKKTTLELGGKSPVIVYPDADIEEAVEAAMMAIFFNKGECCAAGSRLFVHEDVEEQFLEAFTTAASGMNVGDPLLEETDMGPKASDEQVRRTYEFVEAARESGATIRTGGNVPDDDPLESGAFYEPTIIDDIDHDHPSVQEEIFGPVMETFSWSDEDDVVAQANDVDYGLAAGVIAGDITNALRTAHRLEAGVVWVNHYNDVSAGQPFGGYKQSGTGRENATEAIDEFTQTKAINVNLD; this is translated from the coding sequence ATGAGCATGACAAGCGATAATTCCGAAGAGACGGCTAATGCGATCAAACAACGCCATCGAGATGCCGCTGCAGACGCGGTGCCGGACTCTCTCAGGCATTATATCGACGGAGAGTTCGTCGACGGTGACGGCCACGAGGTCATCGAGACGCGAGATCCCACGACGGGCGAAGTGCTCGGTGAAGTGCCGGCCGGCAACGCTGCCGACATCGACGCCGCCGTCGATGCGGCACAGCGTGCGTTCGAAGGCGGGTGGAACGACGCCTCGCCGGGGGAGCATCAGCGCGTCCTTTCAGAGATGGCCACCGCCGTCGAAGAGAACCAAGAGACGCTCGCGACGCTCGAAGTGCTCGATACGGGAAAGACGATCACCGAAGCGATGGGCGATATGAGACTGATTGTTGATCACCTCACCTACTACGCCGCTGCTGCCCGCAACGTCAATGGAGAGACACGCCAGACCAACGATCTCTTCGATCGAGAGAAGCAGGTCTTCACCGTCAAGGAACCCTACGGCGTCGTGGGCGCGATCGTCCCCTGGAACTTCCCGCTCATGATCGCCATCTGGAAGATTGGTCCCGCTATTGCTGCCGGCAACACGGTAGTTCTCAAACCGTCCGAGGAGACGCCGCTATCTATCCTGAAACTGATGGGACTGGTCGATGACGTGGTTCCGGACGGCGTCGTTAATGTCGTGACGGGCTACGGCGAGGACGCCGGCGAACCCCTCTCGACGCACGAAGACGTGCCCAAGATCTCCTTCACCGGGTCGACAGAAGTCGGGAAAGAGATCATCCGCAACTCCGCCGAGGACATCAAGAAGACGACGCTCGAACTTGGCGGGAAAAGTCCCGTCATCGTCTACCCCGACGCAGACATCGAAGAGGCGGTCGAGGCGGCGATGATGGCTATCTTCTTCAATAAAGGCGAGTGCTGTGCTGCCGGCTCCCGTCTGTTCGTCCACGAGGACGTCGAAGAGCAGTTCCTCGAGGCCTTCACTACTGCCGCATCCGGTATGAACGTCGGCGATCCGCTGCTCGAAGAGACGGACATGGGGCCAAAAGCCTCCGACGAGCAGGTGCGACGAACATACGAGTTCGTCGAGGCCGCTCGCGAGAGCGGCGCGACCATCCGGACCGGCGGTAACGTGCCTGACGACGATCCGCTGGAGAGCGGTGCGTTCTACGAACCGACCATTATCGACGACATCGACCACGACCATCCGTCAGTCCAAGAGGAAATCTTCGGTCCGGTCATGGAGACGTTCTCTTGGAGTGACGAGGATGACGTGGTCGCGCAGGCGAACGACGTTGACTACGGTCTCGCCGCGGGTGTCATCGCAGGCGACATTACCAATGCCCTTCGAACTGCCCATCGACTCGAAGCCGGTGTCGTCTGGGTGAACCACTACAACGACGTTTCGGCGGGACAGCCTTTCGGGGGCTACAAACAGTCCGGCACCGGCCGGGAGAACGCGACCGAAGCCATCGACGAGTTCACCCAGACCAAAGCGATCAACGTCAATCTCGACTGA
- a CDS encoding Cdc6/Cdc18 family protein, giving the protein MDSILDGDVQTVFENKDLVDSSTIVDQDRIYGRDEQLAAEARAFRDTLDGERPPDLLLYGPSGTGKTLTVKAVANKVKERAQESGIEFDFVAVNFKTMESHTLDRAVWKLGHQTARKAGVVWDVPRSGVSTDMKYTRLYEIVDDHFDSIVFILDEIDALTGSTGADEPAYSRLLYSLSRVMSEQHVDTQLSTVVVTNYPKFRENLDSRTDSSYNPNGIHFSDYDANELIEILERRRDAFKDDALEDGVIEIVAAYGAQNEGDARRAIDLLRDAGEIANRAGDPVVTQDHVRSANDSVVKNRVLEIVGGMSVQKKLSLYAAALVAKENEGAAPSPVVYDIYKILCEGSDMEIYTQETVNSHINKAGTYGVLESERVSGGFKSGVHLVFKFTEPVGAVLDTLSEDERLQEIPAKELGEVVKRRLRD; this is encoded by the coding sequence GTGGATAGCATCCTCGATGGCGACGTACAGACGGTTTTTGAAAACAAAGACCTCGTTGACTCAAGTACGATTGTCGATCAGGATCGGATCTACGGCCGGGACGAGCAACTCGCTGCCGAAGCTCGGGCGTTTCGGGACACTCTCGATGGTGAGCGACCGCCGGATCTACTTTTGTACGGTCCTAGTGGCACAGGCAAGACGCTGACAGTGAAAGCCGTCGCGAACAAAGTCAAAGAACGAGCCCAGGAAAGCGGTATTGAGTTTGACTTTGTGGCAGTCAATTTCAAAACGATGGAGTCTCACACGCTTGACCGCGCTGTGTGGAAGCTAGGCCACCAGACGGCGCGAAAAGCGGGCGTGGTTTGGGATGTCCCTCGGTCGGGTGTCTCGACCGATATGAAATACACCCGACTCTACGAAATCGTCGACGATCACTTCGATTCAATTGTATTCATCCTCGACGAGATCGACGCGCTCACCGGCAGTACGGGCGCAGACGAACCGGCGTACTCTCGACTACTCTATAGTTTGAGCCGAGTCATGTCTGAACAGCATGTTGATACGCAGCTGTCAACGGTGGTTGTCACTAACTACCCGAAGTTCCGCGAGAACCTGGACAGCCGGACTGACAGCTCCTACAATCCGAACGGAATTCACTTCTCGGATTACGACGCCAACGAGCTCATCGAAATTCTCGAACGACGTCGAGATGCGTTTAAAGACGACGCCCTCGAAGATGGAGTAATCGAGATCGTGGCTGCGTACGGTGCTCAAAACGAAGGTGACGCGCGTCGCGCGATCGATCTGCTCCGGGATGCTGGAGAGATCGCGAACCGGGCGGGCGACCCGGTAGTGACGCAGGACCACGTCAGATCGGCAAACGACTCTGTGGTGAAGAACCGGGTGCTTGAGATCGTTGGCGGGATGTCTGTCCAAAAGAAACTATCTCTGTACGCTGCCGCACTTGTCGCGAAAGAGAATGAAGGAGCGGCTCCGAGCCCTGTGGTGTACGACATCTACAAAATTCTCTGTGAGGGAAGCGACATGGAGATATACACACAAGAAACAGTCAACAGCCACATCAATAAGGCCGGAACGTACGGTGTTCTGGAAAGCGAACGGGTCAGTGGTGGATTCAAATCGGGTGTTCACTTGGTTTTCAAGTTCACCGAGCCCGTTGGGGCTGTTTTAGATACATTAAGCGAAGACGAGCGACTCCAAGAAATTCCTGCGAAAGAACTTGGGGAGGTCGTGAAGAGACGGTTGCGAGATTAG